One segment of Variovorax paradoxus DNA contains the following:
- a CDS encoding helix-turn-helix domain-containing protein encodes MKEESDPTPSADTNGHPPTRALSANPFFGLLHTDTPALFSRETRCDVYDMGGITAVRMAMPASCVTQLPRDSGEAGSDDVLLAVLVEGTATLTAGEQSAPLGDGDWVVRDQRRACTWNVATDAVFFGLQIPRRRLGRMKVAPMLASRGAGAQGADPQPRNGIDGVMSSFLRTVEAQLSHIAGEAAALLADAAIGLLAAVLEEERRRNRAPPDSLAMLRLRASQFVSAHAADAELGVEAVARAMNCSTRYLYKAFAGESLSPEKLIWNARLERSCQALLDPKNLHRPVGTIAFENGFNSDAHFARAFKASYGMPPGRFRLMAASLAQPPEPSGD; translated from the coding sequence ATGAAAGAAGAGTCAGACCCGACGCCATCCGCGGACACGAACGGCCATCCGCCCACGCGGGCGCTCTCGGCGAACCCGTTCTTCGGGCTGCTGCACACCGACACGCCCGCCCTGTTCTCTCGCGAGACCCGCTGCGACGTGTACGACATGGGCGGCATCACCGCCGTGCGCATGGCGATGCCGGCCTCGTGCGTGACGCAGCTTCCCCGGGATTCCGGCGAGGCCGGCAGCGACGACGTGCTGCTGGCCGTGCTGGTCGAAGGCACGGCCACGCTCACCGCGGGAGAGCAATCCGCGCCGCTGGGCGACGGCGACTGGGTCGTGCGCGACCAGCGCCGCGCCTGCACCTGGAACGTGGCCACCGACGCCGTCTTCTTCGGACTGCAGATCCCGCGCCGCCGGCTCGGGCGCATGAAGGTTGCGCCGATGCTGGCATCGCGCGGCGCCGGGGCACAGGGCGCCGACCCACAGCCGCGCAACGGCATCGACGGCGTGATGAGCAGCTTCCTGCGAACCGTGGAAGCGCAGCTCTCGCACATCGCGGGCGAAGCTGCGGCATTGCTTGCCGATGCCGCCATCGGCCTGCTCGCCGCGGTGCTCGAGGAAGAACGGCGGCGCAACCGCGCGCCACCGGACAGCCTCGCGATGCTGCGGCTGCGCGCGTCGCAGTTCGTGAGCGCCCATGCGGCCGACGCCGAGCTCGGTGTCGAGGCCGTGGCGCGCGCCATGAACTGCTCGACGCGCTATCTCTACAAGGCCTTCGCCGGAGAGTCGCTCAGTCCCGAGAAGCTGATCTGGAACGCCCGGCTCGAGCGCAGCTGCCAGGCGCTGCTCGATCCGAAGAACCTGCATCGGCCCGTGGGCACCATCGCCTTCGAGAACGGCTTCAACAGCGACGCGCATTTCGCGCGCGCGTTCAAGGCCTCGTACGGCATGCCGCCCGGCCGCTTCCGGCTGATGGCCGCCTCGCTCGCGCAGCCGCCGGAGCCCTCGGGCGACTGA
- the wrbA gene encoding NAD(P)H:quinone oxidoreductase yields the protein MSKILVLYYSMYGHLEQMAQAVAEGARSVPGSEVTLKRVPETMSADALRQAGGKAEQAAQIATVAELPGYDAILFGTPTRFGNMAGQMRTFLDQTGGLWAAGALVDKIGSVFTSTATQHGGHETTITSFHTTLLHHGMVIAGVPYSCAGLTNMNEITGGSPYGAGTLAGSDGQRMPTANELSIARFQGERVARLAARLAD from the coding sequence ATGAGCAAGATCCTCGTTCTCTACTACAGCATGTACGGCCATCTCGAGCAGATGGCGCAGGCGGTCGCCGAAGGCGCGCGCAGCGTTCCGGGCAGCGAGGTCACGCTCAAGCGCGTGCCCGAGACCATGTCCGCCGACGCGCTGCGCCAGGCGGGCGGCAAGGCCGAGCAGGCCGCCCAGATCGCCACCGTGGCGGAACTGCCGGGCTACGACGCAATCCTGTTCGGCACGCCCACGCGCTTCGGCAACATGGCCGGGCAGATGCGCACCTTCCTCGACCAGACCGGCGGGCTGTGGGCCGCGGGCGCGCTGGTCGACAAGATCGGCAGCGTGTTCACTTCGACCGCCACGCAACACGGCGGCCACGAGACCACGATCACGTCGTTCCACACGACGCTGCTGCACCACGGCATGGTCATCGCGGGCGTGCCCTACTCGTGCGCCGGCCTGACGAACATGAACGAGATCACCGGCGGCTCGCCCTACGGCGCGGGCACGCTCGCCGGTTCCGACGGCCAGCGCATGCCGACGGCCAACGAACTCTCGATCGCACGCTTCCAGGGCGAACGCGTGGCGCGGCTCGCCGCGCGCCTGGCCGATTGA
- a CDS encoding OsmC family protein, producing MTHATASIGRDLYRTQIETGAGHRLVADEPVSLGGADGGPAPYDLVVAGLGACTAITLRMYADLKAWPLASVQVQLRLARENNEMVVERLLHIEGLDDAQKARLAEVAERTPVTLTLKSGLQIRTTLA from the coding sequence ATGACCCATGCCACCGCCAGCATCGGCCGCGACCTCTACCGCACGCAGATCGAGACGGGGGCCGGGCACCGGCTCGTCGCGGACGAGCCGGTCTCGCTCGGCGGCGCGGACGGCGGACCCGCCCCGTACGACCTGGTGGTTGCCGGCCTCGGCGCCTGCACCGCGATCACGCTGCGCATGTACGCCGACCTCAAGGCATGGCCGCTCGCGTCGGTGCAGGTGCAGTTGCGCCTGGCGCGCGAGAACAACGAGATGGTGGTCGAGCGGCTGCTTCACATCGAAGGGCTCGACGACGCGCAGAAGGCCAGGCTGGCCGAGGTGGCCGAGCGAACGCCGGTCACGCTCACGCTGAAGTCCGGCCTGCAGATCCGCACTACCCTGGCCTGA
- a CDS encoding EF-hand domain-containing protein, producing the protein MRPVNSFQYFQTAMQSPYGGKAASTAQAGQSLAGLLAGGADAGTAAGPAASTQVVLSADARVLADFAGKGIAMTMRRLDAPLDASQSPAVADPSVTKDDFERLLAQLGATQQEKNQIQAGLDTDRSGDISRNELLKGLAATNGATSGSQTSQALLHLMDRNGDGNGRVDAQEFGGFTAAFLDAEKRA; encoded by the coding sequence ATGAGACCTGTCAATTCATTCCAGTACTTCCAGACCGCCATGCAGTCGCCCTACGGCGGCAAGGCGGCGTCCACCGCGCAGGCCGGCCAGTCCCTGGCGGGCCTGCTCGCGGGCGGTGCGGACGCCGGTACGGCCGCCGGGCCGGCGGCTTCCACCCAGGTCGTGCTGAGCGCCGACGCGCGCGTGCTCGCCGACTTCGCAGGCAAGGGCATCGCCATGACGATGCGGCGGCTCGATGCGCCGCTGGATGCATCGCAGTCGCCGGCCGTTGCCGACCCGTCGGTGACGAAGGACGACTTCGAGCGGCTGCTGGCGCAACTCGGCGCCACGCAGCAGGAAAAGAACCAGATCCAGGCCGGGCTCGACACCGACCGGAGCGGCGACATCTCGCGCAACGAACTGCTCAAGGGCCTTGCGGCCACGAACGGCGCGACCTCGGGCAGCCAGACCTCGCAGGCGCTGCTGCACCTGATGGACCGCAACGGCGACGGCAACGGCCGTGTCGATGCGCAGGAGTTCGGCGGCTTCACCGCGGCCTTCCTCGACGCCGAGAAGCGCGCCTGA
- a CDS encoding peroxiredoxin-like family protein — MTPAGMLAEADEVFDATGIAARAVRAGDSAPDVTLPDAAGSPVRLADLWQRGPLVIVFYRGGWCTYCNLQLRAWQQQSAELDRLGATLVAISPQTPDNSMSTAEANALAFTVLSDSALDAANGFGLAYALHPDLVDYYGSVGTDIPVLNGNGQWVLPVPATYVVDSAGRIRFALIEEDVRRRAEPRDVLAAIEALQQQP, encoded by the coding sequence ATGACGCCCGCCGGCATGCTGGCCGAAGCCGACGAGGTGTTCGACGCCACCGGCATCGCGGCGCGCGCGGTGCGTGCAGGCGACAGCGCCCCCGACGTCACGCTGCCCGATGCAGCGGGCAGCCCGGTGCGCCTCGCGGACCTCTGGCAGCGCGGACCGCTGGTGATCGTGTTCTACCGCGGCGGCTGGTGCACCTACTGCAACCTGCAGCTGCGCGCATGGCAGCAGCAGTCGGCCGAACTGGACCGCCTCGGCGCCACGCTGGTGGCGATCTCGCCGCAGACGCCCGACAACTCGATGAGCACCGCCGAGGCGAACGCCCTCGCATTCACGGTGCTCAGCGACTCCGCGCTCGACGCGGCCAACGGCTTCGGCCTCGCCTACGCGCTGCATCCCGACCTGGTCGACTACTACGGCTCGGTGGGCACCGACATTCCCGTGCTCAACGGCAACGGGCAGTGGGTGCTGCCGGTGCCCGCGACCTACGTGGTCGACAGCGCGGGCCGCATCCGGTTCGCGCTGATCGAGGAAGACGTCCGCCGGCGCGCCGAGCCGCGCGACGTGCTCGCCGCCATCGAGGCGCTGCAGCAGCAACCGTAG
- a CDS encoding ubiquitin carboxyl-terminal hydrolase 14 — MTATCTHTDQIRDVTPSAQGCEDCLRTGGRWVHLRMCLACGHVGCCDSSERKHATAHFHETGHPVIRSVEPGEDWRWCYIDQVHVRA, encoded by the coding sequence ATGACCGCCACCTGCACGCACACCGACCAGATCCGCGACGTTACACCGTCGGCCCAGGGATGCGAGGACTGCCTGCGCACCGGCGGGCGCTGGGTGCACCTGCGGATGTGCCTCGCCTGCGGGCACGTCGGCTGCTGCGACTCCTCGGAACGCAAGCACGCCACTGCCCACTTCCACGAGACGGGCCACCCGGTGATCCGGTCGGTGGAGCCGGGCGAGGACTGGCGCTGGTGCTACATCGACCAGGTCCACGTGCGCGCCTGA
- a CDS encoding bifunctional alpha/beta hydrolase/OsmC family protein, with translation MPTRPFDFQNREGQRLSGTLEMPEGIQRGWALFAHCFTCGRKNLAAVRVARTLASVGIGVLRFDFTGLGDSEGSFADSSFSLNVQDLVCAAAAMQAAGMAPALLVGHSLGGAAILAAAGSIASARAVATIAAPFDVAHVLHLLDPEGLARLQMQQQALVQVAGRPLSVGKAFVDDLRGHDQGARIAALRRPLLLLHAPRDQTVDIENATHIFLAARHPKSYVSLDDADHLLSKREDAEHAANLIATWALRYLPEPSAPQASVGDAVAEETGLGKFQLALRSGGSRWLADEPETAGGLGSGPTPYDLLASALAACTTMTLRHYADGKGWPVERIRTAVNHRRDKDRSPPDVFSRQVAIEGAIDAGQRAQLIDIAQRCPVHRTLAQGAAFDDVMPEPPQ, from the coding sequence ATGCCGACACGTCCGTTCGACTTTCAGAATCGCGAAGGCCAGCGCCTGTCCGGCACGCTGGAGATGCCCGAGGGCATCCAGCGCGGCTGGGCGCTCTTTGCCCATTGCTTCACCTGCGGCCGCAAGAACCTTGCGGCGGTGCGCGTGGCGCGCACGCTGGCCAGCGTGGGCATCGGCGTGCTGCGCTTCGATTTCACCGGCCTTGGCGACAGCGAGGGCAGCTTCGCCGACTCGAGCTTCAGCCTCAACGTGCAGGACCTGGTCTGCGCCGCCGCCGCGATGCAGGCCGCGGGCATGGCGCCCGCGCTGCTGGTCGGCCACAGCCTGGGCGGCGCGGCCATCCTCGCAGCCGCGGGCAGCATCGCGAGCGCGCGTGCCGTCGCCACCATCGCCGCGCCATTCGACGTGGCGCACGTGCTGCACCTGCTCGACCCCGAGGGCCTGGCACGGCTGCAGATGCAGCAGCAGGCGCTGGTGCAGGTGGCCGGCCGGCCGTTGTCGGTGGGCAAGGCCTTCGTCGACGACCTGCGCGGCCACGACCAGGGCGCGCGCATCGCCGCGCTGCGCCGCCCGTTGCTGTTGCTGCACGCTCCGCGCGACCAGACGGTGGACATCGAGAACGCCACCCACATCTTTCTGGCGGCGCGGCACCCGAAGAGCTATGTCTCGCTCGACGATGCGGACCACCTGCTGTCGAAGCGCGAGGATGCCGAGCATGCGGCGAACCTGATCGCGACCTGGGCGCTGCGCTACCTGCCCGAACCCTCCGCGCCGCAAGCCAGCGTGGGCGATGCCGTGGCCGAGGAAACCGGCCTCGGCAAGTTCCAGCTGGCACTGCGCTCCGGCGGATCGCGCTGGCTGGCCGACGAACCCGAGACCGCCGGCGGGCTCGGCTCCGGTCCGACACCCTATGACCTGCTGGCTTCCGCACTCGCGGCCTGCACCACCATGACGCTGCGCCACTACGCAGACGGCAAGGGCTGGCCGGTGGAGCGCATCCGCACCGCGGTGAACCACCGCCGCGACAAGGACCGCTCGCCGCCGGACGTGTTCAGCCGGCAGGTGGCCATCGAGGGTGCGATCGACGCGGGGCAACGCGCGCAGCTGATCGACATCGCGCAGAGATGCCCTGTGCACCGCACGCTGGCACAGGGCGCGGCCTTCGATGACGTCATGCCGGAACCGCCGCAGTGA
- a CDS encoding electron transfer flavoprotein-ubiquinone oxidoreductase yields MERRMTDPVPSSPADRRDRIDYDLVIVGGGPAGMAAAIRAKQLDPKVSVAVLEKGSEPGAHILSGAVMDTRALDELLPDWKALGAPLNQPVTADEFLFLGRQRTFRTPHFLVPRCFRNRGNHVISLGKVVKWLGQHAEGLGVEVFAGFAATEVLYDAQDRVIGVATGDMGVGRDGKRTAAFQPGVELRGKYTVFAEGARGQLGRQLIGNFGLAEGRDPVSHAIGLKETWRVDPAQARPGLVVHTAGWPMRGDAFGGGFIYHLEDNRVSLGFVIGLDYANPWLSPFEEFQRWKTHPAVRAHIEGGTRLGYGARAINNGLPQSLPRTVFPGGALVGCDAGYLNAARIKGSHAAIKTGMLAAEAVCDALRDGRSGDELTAYPQAFERSWLRAELQESRNFKLWFKYGTAVGTLMTGVEQWLLPRLGIRTPPWTLHGRRPDHESLRPADQCEPIAYPKPDGKLTFDRMSSVYLSNTHHVEDQPVHLRLRDANVPVAVNLRTYAGPESRYCPAGVYEFLKNGHGEDRLQINAQNCVHCKACDIKDPTQNIVWTAPQGGDGPGYEAM; encoded by the coding sequence ATGGAGCGCCGCATGACCGACCCGGTCCCTTCCTCTCCCGCCGATCGACGCGACAGGATCGACTACGACCTCGTGATCGTGGGCGGCGGCCCCGCAGGCATGGCGGCCGCGATACGCGCGAAGCAGCTGGACCCCAAGGTTTCGGTGGCGGTGCTCGAAAAGGGCAGCGAGCCCGGCGCCCACATCCTCTCGGGCGCGGTGATGGACACGCGGGCGCTCGATGAGCTGCTGCCCGACTGGAAGGCGCTCGGCGCGCCGCTGAACCAGCCGGTGACGGCCGACGAGTTCCTCTTTCTCGGCAGGCAGCGGACGTTCCGCACGCCGCATTTCCTGGTGCCCAGATGCTTCCGGAACCGCGGCAACCACGTCATCAGCCTCGGCAAGGTCGTGAAATGGCTGGGCCAGCACGCGGAGGGCCTCGGCGTCGAGGTCTTCGCGGGTTTCGCCGCGACGGAAGTGCTGTACGACGCGCAGGACCGCGTGATCGGCGTGGCGACCGGCGACATGGGCGTGGGACGCGACGGCAAGCGCACCGCGGCCTTCCAGCCGGGCGTCGAGCTGCGCGGCAAGTACACCGTCTTCGCGGAAGGCGCACGCGGCCAGCTCGGCCGGCAGCTGATCGGGAACTTCGGGCTGGCCGAAGGGCGGGACCCGGTGAGCCATGCGATAGGGCTCAAGGAGACCTGGCGCGTCGATCCCGCGCAGGCCCGTCCCGGCCTCGTCGTGCACACAGCGGGCTGGCCGATGCGCGGCGATGCCTTCGGCGGCGGCTTCATCTACCACCTCGAGGACAACCGCGTGTCGCTCGGCTTCGTCATCGGGCTCGACTACGCCAACCCATGGCTGAGTCCGTTCGAGGAATTCCAGCGCTGGAAGACGCATCCTGCGGTGCGCGCGCACATCGAGGGCGGCACGCGTCTGGGCTACGGCGCGCGCGCCATCAACAACGGCCTGCCGCAAAGCCTGCCCCGCACCGTGTTTCCCGGCGGCGCGCTGGTGGGCTGCGACGCCGGCTACCTGAACGCGGCGCGCATCAAGGGCAGCCATGCCGCCATCAAGACCGGCATGCTGGCGGCCGAGGCCGTGTGCGACGCGCTGCGCGATGGCCGCTCGGGAGACGAGCTGACTGCCTATCCGCAGGCGTTCGAGCGCAGCTGGCTGCGCGCCGAGCTGCAGGAGTCGCGCAACTTCAAGCTGTGGTTCAAGTACGGCACGGCAGTGGGCACGCTGATGACCGGCGTGGAGCAGTGGCTCCTGCCGCGCCTCGGCATCCGCACGCCGCCGTGGACGCTGCACGGCAGGCGGCCCGACCACGAGAGCCTGCGCCCGGCCGACCAGTGCGAACCCATCGCGTACCCGAAGCCCGACGGCAAGCTCACTTTCGACCGGATGAGCTCGGTGTACCTGAGCAACACCCACCACGTGGAAGACCAGCCGGTGCACCTGCGCCTGCGCGACGCGAACGTGCCGGTGGCCGTCAACCTGCGCACCTACGCGGGCCCGGAGAGCCGCTATTGCCCCGCGGGCGTGTACGAGTTCCTGAAGAACGGGCACGGCGAGGACCGCCTGCAGATCAACGCGCAGAACTGCGTGCACTGCAAGGCCTGCGACATCAAGGACCCGACCCAGAACATCGTGTGGACCGCGCCGCAAGGCGGCGACGGGCCCGGCTACGAAGCGATGTAG
- a CDS encoding Ohr family peroxiredoxin: protein MIALACDADTGHAGTGSTTALLAPYTGAEVLPLYTTTVAVSGGEARHARASGRAVSDDGNLDLVLRQPPELGGDGGGTNSQQLFAAGFAACFHGAMTIAAASRRMRLPPHVDIAATVSFGRDPADGLFLITAELEVSLPHMNACEAAALVADAERICPYTKMSRVGMRSSIRFV from the coding sequence ATGATCGCACTCGCCTGCGATGCAGACACCGGCCATGCCGGCACCGGCAGCACCACCGCGCTTCTCGCGCCCTACACCGGCGCCGAGGTGCTTCCGCTCTACACCACCACTGTCGCCGTGTCCGGCGGCGAGGCGCGGCATGCGCGAGCCTCGGGGCGCGCGGTTTCCGACGACGGCAACCTCGACCTGGTGCTGCGGCAGCCGCCCGAGCTCGGTGGCGATGGCGGCGGAACGAATTCGCAGCAGCTGTTTGCCGCCGGCTTCGCCGCGTGCTTCCACGGCGCGATGACGATCGCCGCCGCGTCGCGGCGCATGCGCCTGCCGCCGCACGTCGACATCGCCGCCACCGTCTCGTTCGGGCGCGATCCGGCAGACGGGCTGTTCCTCATCACCGCGGAACTCGAGGTGAGCCTGCCGCACATGAACGCCTGCGAGGCCGCGGCGCTGGTGGCGGATGCGGAACGCATCTGCCCGTACACCAAGATGTCGCGCGTGGGCATGCGCTCGTCGATCAGGTTCGTCTGA
- a CDS encoding carboxymuconolactone decarboxylase family protein translates to MNAGAASMDIEKMTASHERIAQIVDRCVAQSALSQSLCGLAHLRVSQINGCDARMDAHFLSLLGAGIAIEKLALVSDWRDAGTGLTPRERAALAWAEALLATGEARAAHAQYQEVVAVLEHDELVALSLSIALENARSQQAVAGLRGQAADTGTTNERAPT, encoded by the coding sequence GTGAACGCCGGGGCGGCATCGATGGACATCGAGAAGATGACCGCGTCGCACGAACGCATTGCGCAGATCGTCGACAGGTGCGTCGCGCAGTCCGCGCTCTCGCAGTCCCTGTGCGGCCTTGCGCACCTGCGGGTCTCGCAGATCAACGGCTGCGACGCGCGCATGGACGCGCACTTCCTGTCGCTGCTCGGTGCGGGCATCGCCATCGAGAAGCTGGCGCTCGTGTCGGACTGGCGCGATGCTGGCACCGGACTCACGCCGCGCGAGCGGGCCGCGCTTGCCTGGGCGGAGGCGCTGCTGGCGACCGGCGAGGCGCGCGCCGCGCATGCGCAGTACCAGGAGGTCGTCGCCGTGCTCGAGCACGACGAGCTCGTGGCGCTCAGCCTGTCGATCGCGCTGGAGAACGCACGCAGCCAGCAGGCTGTCGCCGGGTTGCGCGGGCAGGCCGCAGACACCGGCACCACCAACGAAAGGGCACCGACATGA
- a CDS encoding alpha/beta fold hydrolase, which yields MKKLLQLARAAAAIGLAALHLATPVAAATPAAPPDRPTVVLVHGAFAESASWNDVVRDLRARSFHVIAVANPLRGVKSDADYVGAVVDAVKGPVVLVGHSYGGSVISAAAEGKANVKALVFVAAFAPEVGESAADLSGKFPGSTLGPTLAPPVALPGGGKDLYIQQDRFGNQFAADVAPRMAHLMAVSQRPITEAALGEPAPAAAWKSVPSWFIYGDRDLNIPPAALSFRAERAKSMKTVVVKGASHVVMVSKPGPVTRLIVEAAAANPPRP from the coding sequence ATGAAGAAACTCCTGCAACTCGCTCGTGCCGCGGCGGCCATCGGCCTCGCGGCGCTGCACCTCGCGACACCCGTCGCCGCGGCCACGCCCGCCGCGCCGCCCGACCGGCCCACCGTCGTGCTGGTGCACGGGGCGTTCGCCGAATCGGCCAGCTGGAACGACGTGGTGCGCGACCTGCGCGCGCGCAGCTTCCACGTGATCGCGGTGGCCAATCCGCTGCGCGGCGTGAAGTCCGATGCGGACTACGTCGGCGCGGTCGTCGATGCGGTGAAGGGGCCGGTCGTGCTGGTCGGGCACTCGTACGGCGGCTCGGTGATCTCGGCCGCGGCGGAAGGCAAGGCCAACGTGAAGGCACTGGTCTTCGTGGCCGCGTTCGCACCCGAAGTGGGCGAGTCGGCGGCCGACCTGTCGGGCAAGTTCCCCGGCAGCACGCTCGGCCCCACGCTCGCCCCACCGGTCGCGCTGCCCGGCGGCGGCAAGGACCTCTACATTCAGCAGGACAGGTTCGGCAACCAGTTTGCGGCCGACGTGGCACCGCGCATGGCGCACCTCATGGCCGTGTCGCAACGCCCCATCACCGAAGCCGCGCTCGGCGAGCCCGCCCCCGCGGCCGCATGGAAGTCGGTGCCCTCGTGGTTCATCTATGGCGACCGCGACCTGAACATCCCGCCGGCCGCGCTGTCGTTCAGGGCCGAGCGCGCGAAGTCGATGAAGACGGTGGTGGTCAAGGGTGCGTCGCACGTGGTGATGGTGTCGAAGCCGGGCCCGGTGACGCGGCTGATCGTCGAGGCCGCCGCTGCGAATCCGCCGCGCCCCTGA
- a CDS encoding sensor histidine kinase, whose product MQATSDAAAPARRDPGAAVRLRCATRDRALAVVSHELKQPLNVIQMNAKLLQRLPASTAHIRGIAESIQRAIENQTRIINDLLDFSRVRTGKLALHCAQVDVAELVLGLVAALRSSWTRGSIRTEVRAAGPLPCHADAVRLEQIVGNLLDNAMKFSPEGAEIVVRIGAEDGFARLSVADSGCGIAPEFLPHVFGLFSQAGAAAEGFHGGLGIGLALVHGLTVAHGGFVKATSAGIGHGAEFSVWLPLYRNGRA is encoded by the coding sequence ATGCAGGCAACGTCCGATGCGGCCGCGCCGGCCCGGCGCGATCCGGGTGCGGCGGTGCGCCTGCGCTGCGCCACCCGGGACCGCGCGCTGGCCGTGGTGTCGCACGAGCTCAAGCAGCCGCTCAACGTCATCCAGATGAACGCGAAGCTGCTGCAGCGCCTGCCCGCGTCGACCGCCCACATCCGCGGCATTGCCGAGTCGATCCAGCGCGCCATCGAGAACCAGACGCGGATCATCAACGACCTGCTCGACTTCTCGCGCGTGCGGACCGGCAAGCTGGCGCTGCATTGCGCACAGGTCGATGTCGCCGAACTGGTGCTCGGCCTTGTCGCGGCGCTGCGCAGCAGCTGGACGCGGGGCAGCATCCGCACCGAAGTGCGCGCGGCTGGGCCGCTGCCGTGCCATGCGGATGCGGTGCGGCTCGAACAGATCGTGGGCAACCTGCTCGACAACGCCATGAAGTTCTCGCCCGAAGGTGCGGAGATCGTGGTGCGCATCGGCGCCGAGGACGGCTTCGCCAGGCTGTCGGTGGCCGACTCCGGCTGCGGCATCGCACCCGAATTCCTGCCGCATGTCTTCGGCCTGTTCAGCCAGGCCGGCGCCGCCGCCGAAGGCTTCCACGGCGGCTTGGGCATCGGTCTGGCGCTGGTGCACGGCCTGACGGTCGCGCACGGCGGCTTCGTGAAAGCGACGTCGGCCGGCATCGGCCATGGCGCCGAGTTCAGCGTGTGGCTGCCTCTTTATCGCAACGGTCGTGCCTGA